TTAGATGCTTCTCCCAACCATGCTGGAATCATATCGGGCATTAGTGGAACAACAGCTTGTGCCACGGGATTCATTTCGCCAATCATCGTTGGATTGTTGACTTTAAATAATGTCAGTTCATTTGATTTTcctaaaataatcgaaaataattgttaaaaaatgacttttagcAAACAGCAAAGCAATGGGAATATGTTTTCCTGATAACCGCTGGCATGTTATTCATTTCAGGAGTCCTTTATTGTTTCTTTGGagactcaaaactgcaaaaatggAACTCACCTGAGACAGAAAATGACGttgaaatagaaaatttagacaaaaaatcggcgaaaaactcaaacaattaaaattgcattcgcaaaaaacgacaataaaccaatgtttttttgacgaatttacAAGTAAAGTTCACAAAAAATGCGACAATCGACGCAAAAAAGTACTATCTCTACaacaattataaaataataataatttaaacaactgGAACTGATAAGACATGACAACAGCAACTTGTAACAAGCGCTAATAATCGCCAAGATTTTCGTTCTTCACtaatttgtgataaattaagaaacattattttatttcagattATGTCGTCGACACTCGGCTGTAGTAGTAGTAAACACgacttgcaatttttttttgttctcagtTCATCGTTTGTGAGATAAGTCTTCATGAAGATAGTCTGAAGATCAGTACGAGTTACGCGATCGCGGAATTAAGATCGAAAACCGCTGAATATTACGAGAAATTATCGTCGTGAATTATTAAAGTgacattgaaattttgaatatttgtatCTCTTATCTgtggataaatttaaaaaaaatgaagtgaaaaataaatttttggagacaaaatttaaagtctgtgataaaaataagtgcttttaattaataaatctgaaaaaaaaattaaaaaatgggaaaaggtacctttttccttaaaaaaatgtgataagaaaaattaaaaattttccataatttttcagaaaaaataaaatgtcgcACAATTTTATGGTACCTGACGTTCGTCGGCATGGCAGTGAACTACATGGTGCGAATCAACATCAATATGACTGTTGTCGTGATGGTCAAGCAACGTCTTAATACCAAATCCGCCGTCGAAACTGCCGAATGTTTGACAAAAGATCAAATTTTGttggctgaaaaaaaattcaactccaCTTTGGACACTTTTAACAACGATGTAATTCCCAAAATCACCGGAACTTACAACGAAAGTGAATTTCCAGACACAATATTGCTCCCGCCAACGAAAATGCAGAAGAAAGAAATGACGGGCGGCTCCATTGAAAAAAGCCTTCTTCGATATTTTggggtaatttttgatgataatcCACTTTGTAATCCTAAATCTTATCCAAATGAGCAAATAACGCTGCAACTGATAACCTTTTATGGTATTTACAAGTTGTGTGCGCGAGTGTCAAGCGAAAATAATATCaacattgataaaatttattaagacaaCCGTGATAAGATTGTGAAGCTGATGTAATGAAAGacatcaaaaactaaaaaaagttatcatgTTAGAGCGCCGTGTTGTGTAGTTAGGAAATTTGCACGAAATTCCACGgaagtaaattatttgttcGCACAATTGATTAAATTGAGTCGAGTGCGGTGACTCATGATAACGACGACTGGCGcgtaaaagaataaaaaaatgaaaacaattgATGATAACGTGCTTCTTAGGGGtcttcactttaaaaaaaaaaaaatatattttaatcttattttgGCTTTTAATCGCcagtttttgattattaagctaaaattaattaatttttgtgaaaaacggcatgaaatgaatttttaacgaagtgttaaaaacgatttttaagGTTCTTCGACTCCTTGAATAATAACTCGTTATCTGAGtttcaagaataaaaaattttaagaataaaatactttttataatttttaataaaaaatatttactgtttatggtaaaattatacaaaaaactaaagaaatttgcttaattacgacaaaaaaaaaaataaaataatataaaatttaaacaaaatttcaagctTTTTAATGTGTGTGTTCgtcaaaagtttttgtcctttttgagcattttctgttcgaagcaaaaaattttaatttttctcaaacatttttttatcaccCCATTTTGTAGTAAATGgacttttcttactttttcggtaaaaaatgtttactttgaataacaaaaaaatccaaaaaaattacaaaatttttaacgaaaatcaatgaaaagcTTAAAAGTCttgtgtaaattttatatttttcgatgttttttgtatttttatttttttttatattgaagtgTAACCATTGAAGGCTATTTAAAACTactttctctaaaaaaaaaatcgaataagaAAGACAATTCAAAGAGTCaaagaaactaaaaaatcgtttttgcttcactaaaaattcacttcataaatttttcattgtttttttgccaaaaaattattaattttagctaaataaacataaaacagCTTTCAATaatgttctaatttttttttttttttttttggaaaaattgagGATCCCTAATGCTCACTTAAACGATTGTTTACAATAGTTTAATCTTAATTGCCAATTATGAGTAAATAACATCATCTTTCGGCACGGTTTCTATTCTTTTACTTGCATCGTCTAAGGTTTAAGGtacaaaagtcaattaaaaaaatatatttcagttCAATTTCACTCCATGCTCGACATCTGACTTCTCTTCCAGCTTTTTCTTGACAATTTCGCTAACACTAACCTCATAATTGTGCATGTCCGTCATATGAAGAGGTGGATCAACGTGCTTCATTGAACGCCAGAAATCGATACCCAAGTCCTTGATTGTGTCCAAATACGTCAAAAACGTGTCGTAATTATAAACATAAGATCCTTTCGACTCTACAAACTTATGGAAGACTTTATCATCGATCCAGACACGATCAATTGGTCCATTCAGCTTCAATCGTTCCATGGCTTCAGCAACATCGGCGTTATTGAGTTTGCGGTACCAAGCATCTGACACAATATAATCCAAGGAATCACGAACCATTTTGATAACTTCGccatatttcattatttcagCAATTTCCGAGCAATCTGACGTTCGGGAGAACTCAACTAACTGCCATGGGGGTATCAGAGCGAAACGGATGCAGGAAATAACTTTGACGATTTCCGATTGTCGTGACTCCCAGTCGTGAAAAATCCATCGAAGACCGGAATAAAGCACTTCCAGCTCGGAATGAACGGCAATTTGGCTGCATTTGAGGAAGGAACAGACCTCATCGGGACTCAAACTCAAGAATTCCTTTGATGCGACGAGAGTTAGGAAAAATTTACTGATGCGACTTATCATGAGCTCCATTATCATCGTCTCGCCGGAGAACCGTGCCTCGAGATACAACAAAAAAGCTTGGTCTTCAATGAAATTATCCGAATCGAAACAACTCCAACACTGCTCTACCAACTCTGAGATCTTCAAATAACGAGCTGCGataaaaagttgcaaaattCCTTGACGCTTCACCACTGGATTGCTCGAGATCATCCATTCGTAAATGGCGGAAAATGCTCCTGGCGTGATTTTATCAGCTGCTAATCTCACAGTTTGAGCTTCCGTGGGGGTTTCGTAAAAAAGTTTGGAATATGCTTGCAAAACTATTTTGtgacagttgaaaatttcatcgccAATCAAGACTTGAAGGTCggtttttgtgtaatttttgacCATTCGATCGAGAGATACCAGCAAATCCGTTTTTGGTGGCTGACTAATTTGATCCCATTTGAAAATGCTATTTTGACTCAATCCCATCTTGAAAAGAGACCTTTCCTTCGGGATATTTTCCGCAGTGTCCCCAAAACTGGAGGaaaagaacaatttttcacTGAAATCCGACATTTTTTCGCGTGTCACAAACTGTTTTGAATAACAAGCGCCTACTTAAAATGTTAATGACATACAtgccaattttaattttgtcacgTGTGGACCAATTAAAGTGTCTTATCTCTTATCATTCAGACAAAACACGGAAGATTAGACATGTGAATTtagttcattcataaaaaaatattttttttatctttttttattagttcaaAATTGACGAAGCAGGTTTCGATTGGAACGAATATGAACAAGGATTGGCTCTGGGGTCGTTTTATTGGCTTCATTGGGTGACGCAAGTGCCTGGAGGGATTCTCTCGAAGAAGTATGGACCGAAACTCGTTTATGGAGTTGCTAATTTTGTGTCTTCGTTGCTGTGTTTTTTGATGCCGATGGCTTCTTATTTGAGTTTTGATGTCCTGATTTTTTTGAGAGTGTTTCAAGGATTAATAACGGtaagaatttctttaaaaaaaaaatttaaaattatttttatgtttttttagggATTCGCTTGGCCCGCAATGCATACGATGGTTGCAAGTTGGATTCCGCCGAATGAAAGAAGCAAATTCGTATCAGCTTATCTCGGAAGTTCATTTGgagtttttatcaattatccGCTTTTTGGTGCAATTATTTCATCGAGTTGTtgggaaaatgtttttcatttttgtgggATATTTGGAACTGTTTGGTATATGGCGTGGTAagtccttaatttttaaaaatgataaattagagccttctgacaaatttttatccatttggagcaagatttgacaaaattggctttgacacagtttttgacacagtttttgatttagttttgctcttgatttggttttcaaaacaaaactgtgtcaaagaaaaaaatttttttcagtttcaattttttggcagttttgagttataaaatgattaaaaatgataaattagagcccatttggagcaagatttgacaaaaatggctttgacaaattcaaaacaaaacttatccatttggagcaagatttgacaaaaatggctttgacacagtttttgatttagttttgctcttgatttggttttcaaaacaaaactgtgtcaaagaaaaaaatttttttcagtttcaattttttggcagttttgagttataaaatgcgtaaaaatgataaattagagccctctgatgaatttttatccatttggagcaagatttgacaaaattggctttgacacagtttttgatttagttttgctcttgatttggttttcaaaacaaaactgtgtcaaagaaaaaaatttttttcagtttcaattttttggcagttttgagttataaaatgattaaaaatgataaattagagccctctgatgaatttttatccatttggagcaagatttgacaaaattggctttgacacagtttttgacacagtttttgatttagttttgctcttgatttggttttcaaaacaaaactgtgtcaaagaaaaaaatttttttcagtttcaattttttggcagttttgagttataaaatgattaaaaatgataaattagagccctctgatgaatttttatccatttggagcaagatttgacaaaattgctttgacacagtttttgacacagtttttgatttagttttgctcttgatttagttttcaaaacaaaactgtgtcaaagaaaaaaatttttttcagtttcaattttttggcagttttgagttataaaatgattaaaaatgataaattagagccctctgaaccaatttttatccatttggagcaagatttgacaaaattggattTGACACagatttgacacagtttttgatttagttttgctcttgatttggttttcaaaacaaaactgtgtcaaagaaaaaaaaaattttcagtttcaattttttggcagttttgagttataaaatgattaaaaatgataaattagagccctctgatgaatttttatccatttggagcaagatttgacaaaaattgctttgacaaagtttttgacacagtttttgatttagttttgctcttgatttggttttcaaaacaaaactgtgtcaaagaaaaaaatttttttcagtttcaattttttggcagttttgagttataaaatgattaaaaatgataaattagagccctctgacaaatttttatccatttggagcaatttttggagtttttgattaaaaatgataaattagagccctcttacaaatttttatccatttagagcaagatttgacaaaaatggctttgacacagtttttgatttagttttgctcttgatttggttttcaaaacaaaactgtgtcaaagaaaaaattttttttcagtttcaattttttggcagttttgagttataaaatgattaaaaatgataaattagagccctctgacaaatttttatccatttggagcaagatttgacaaaaatggctttgacacagtttttgatgtcACAGTTTTTGGatttagttataaaatgattaaaaatgttttgactggctttgacacagtttttggtttagttttgctcttgatttagttttcaaaacaaaactgtgtcaaagaaaaaattttttttcagtttcaattttttggcagtttttttaaaaatgataaaaaatttgacaaaatttgacatagttttttgatttagttttgctcttgatttagttttcaaaacaaaactatgcagaaaaaaattttttttttgaaaaataaaatgattaaaaatgatgaaaattagagccctctgaaaatttttatccatttggagcaagatttgacaaaaatggcttgatttgacacagtttttgacagttgagtttttataaagttttgcatagttttttgatttagttttgcttgtattttgttttcaaaacaaaatgtcaaagttttcaaaacagcTAAAATATCGCTAAAAAGCTAGAAAATCTTGATTTCTTAAGtcattttagtataaaaaagtatttcaaaatctataCAAAATTTCTATCCCCCAtggtgatttttaataaaaatgatgggggaggaaacgcgaaacagaaaacgaTCTTGGAACACCCTAATTCTGGAGTAATTCTttctcctaatttttttaacctacaaaatattttatttgaaatttttttatgtatttttttatatttttttaaaaacagagagagagatattaaaatttttaatttttcgtacttatctcactattttttttatcaggtgCTACTTTGTCTATGACACTCCAGCGAAACATCCAAGAATAGCTTATGACGAGCGCCAATACATCGAAAAATCTTTAGGGACAACAgttcagaagaaaaattatccaacaccatggaaagaaattttaacctCGCGAATTGTCTGGATGATTGTAATCGCCCAATGGGGAGGTATTTGGGGACTTTTTACTCTAATGACGCAAGCTCCAACGTATTTCAAGTACATTCATGGATGGGATatcaaaatggtaaaaaatacgtgaaaaatgcaattaaaaattaattttcttgaatttttagagCGGATTTTTGAGTGGCCTCCCACATTTACTTCGAATGTTGTTCGCGCTGCTCTTCTCATGGCTCGGAGATTACCTTTTGAGAAACGAAAAGATGTCTCGAACTAATGTACGAAAGTTTGGAACAGctgtttgtaagtttttttttcataattttcatcaaataaagttaaattttaaacattttttcgaaGGTACAATTGTCAAAGGACTCTTCGTCGTCGGTTTAGCATATTCAGGATGCAATTCCTTAGCAGCTATTGTTCTCTTAACATTAGCTGTTGGAGTACATGGCTCCGTAAGTACCGGACCATTAGCTGCTGTGGTCGATATTGCCCCGAATTTCGCTGGAGTCACGTTAGGTATTAGTGGCATGGTTGGAGTTGCAAGCGGATTTGTGTCCCCAATCGTTGTTGGATTGCTAACCTTGAATAATGTAAGAAAACTCACttgaaatcttcaaaaatattaattttattggaaatttttaaattttagcaaacAGCAAAGCAATGggaatatgtatttttaatcacCGCTGGCATGTTAATCATCTCAGGAGTTCTTTACTGCCTTTTCGCGGACTCAAAATTACAAAGCTGGAACTCTCCTGCAGAAAAACCCGATGTCGAAATGGAATATTTGAACAATACCCCGAAAAATGTACTTAAAAATGACGAcacgaaaaaagaagaagcctTAAATGGCACCGAGCCCAAACAAACTTTAGCTGTGCCTATTTTACTTATCGAAGAAGTAGCTGACCGCATTAGCGACAGTGACgagcaataaattttccgtagtcccaaataaaaatcagtattataatctgtaaaaaaatatttatttcttaattttttagaaatatttttaatcaaaattttcaaatcttagtaaaaaaattatattttattatttcctcCCCAAGTTCGGATTGACGGTTCGCGTAACGGCAGACATGCCATCGACGAATTTCGTGCGGAAAAGCACATTGGCATTATTAAACATGCCATCTTTCAACGAGacaataataaattgtgaGTTTGTAAAGTGATGTTTTAACATATTTCCGATATTTTGCGTGTGTGACAAATCTAAGGCGGCATCGACCTCATCGAGAATGTACAAGGGCGCCGGTTTGTATTTCAACATGGCAAGAATAAGGGAAAGTGCGACAAGGGATCGTTGTCCTCCAGATAGTTCCGTTAACGATTCCTTCCACAAACCGTTGAAACCGATTTTTACTTCGAGACCTTTGAGGAAATCTTGTCCGGGAGGCGGCATGAGCTTGGCATTCGCTCCTGGCAAGATTGAACTGAAAATTCCACCAAAATTGGCATTTACTTGATCCCAAGCTTTTTTGAGTTCgcgttttttcttttcgtcgAGATTTTTGATGACACTCAGGAGttttttcttgtcattttCGAGATCCGTGCGACGTTTCGTGAGTTGCCCGAACATTTCTTCCTCGCGTTCCAGCAGCATCATCGctttttggttcaaatttcTGCCCATTTTCTCCTTTTGTTCGTTCAGttgtttgacttttttgcCTGCTTCGATCGGATTCGTTTGGCTGTAGTCGTAACGGGTCTTTGGAACGCCGAAATATTGTTTTTCCTCGGCGATCCACGTGTACTTGTTCTCGAGCGCATTGATGTTGTCATACCCGGTTTTATTGTCATTTCGAACTTTTGTGATTtcgttttcttgttttttgatGTCCAACTCGAGATCTTGGTTCTGCTTCAACATGCGATCTTTTTTGGCGAGACGttgtttaatttctttattttgcgCCGACATCTTGTCCTTgagttctttaatttttgctttcaacTCGGAGACATCATTTGTCGCCTTTGCACTCTCTTGTACCAATTTTTCGCAATCTTCTTccaaatttttgatggtttctTCGAGATTCACGAGTTTTTCTTGCGACGCAGCGATCGTTGTCTTCAAATCTTCGATTGACAAGCGAATTGTTTCATATTCCCGCTCTCGTGCCTTCCATTGTTTGCTACTTTCTTCACTTTTCTTCTTagcttttttcatattttcttcgGCGGACTTTAATTCTCGCTCCCGATAACCTTTCGCATCCGCTAATTTCGCTTCGACATCCTTCACTTTGCGATTTCCCTCCGCCATGGACTCTTTCGCTGCCACAATCGCCTGTTTTAGTGTTTCGCACTTTTCCTTTAACGCGTCAATTTCCGCTTGGTTCATGTTGAACGTGGAATTAGCGATGCGCTGATTAGCTGCCTGCAAATTTTGGTTCTCCAGGTCGAGCTGCTGCTTGATTTTCGTGAATTGCCCGGCAACGTGTTCGAGTTGTTGGATTTTCTGATGAATCTGGTGCAGTTCTTGTTCGATGGCGGTGTAACGATCTTCGAGTTCACGCACCGCACCCATTTCCAAGATGGCACAACCGTAATTTCCACGAGCACCGCCCGATAAAGTACCTTCGGGATTGACGAAATCTCCTTCTAGGGTGACACAAATGCTGCGAATTTGCGGATTGTAGGCGAGTTGTTTGGCGATATTCAAGTCGCGACACACAAGTTGGTACCCGAAAGCATATTGGACTGCAGGAGCAACATCCTCGTCATAGTCAATTAACGATAAAGCGGACCAAACATTGTCTCGTCCTACCAATTGTTGCGCTTTTCGCACGATTTCCGGATTCATAACGCCCGAATTGACCTTGTTAAGCGGGATAATTGTCACCCGGTTCTGCAATTGACCGCGTTCGAGCAACAATTTGCCAGTTACTTGCGTATCGGTGACGATACTGTACAAACTGCCGCCGCCACAAGCATTTAGCGCGACACCATGAACTTTGTCCTTGACCCGAACGAGTTTGCCCAGCATCCCGAAGACGCGACGACGATCGAAATTCGGTTCGGGATCTTTGTAGACGAAATCAAAACGATGCCCGTTGCGTTTTTGGATCTCACGTTTGATATTTCGACCCTCATTCGTCAATTCCAGCTGCTTATCTTGCAAAGCTTCCAATGAACCTTCTTCATATCGGATTTTCGACAACTCGTTCGTGTAATGCTGAATTTTGCGAGTTGCTTCCTCGATGGTTTTAGTTTCGCGCAAATGGACTGAATCCTGGACATTCGCTTGCTTCGATTTTTCGTTGTaaactttttgtgtgtgttttagcTCCATTTCTGACGTTTTGATGGTTGTTGTTGCTTCGGTGACTTGTGAACGGGCAGCCATTAATTGATCTTGTAAAGATGCTGCTTCGCCGTCTTCGTTGACAGACAAGCCGCTGCAAACAGCTTCATATCGTTTTTCGGCAATTTCAGCTGCTTGAGCGTCGTCATCGTTTGCCTTTTTGAGGGCTTCGAACATTGAACCGaccttgaaatttaataaaaattatttaaaaaaaatttttttttttcgctttaaaaagtgaaatttttacctttgcgTAATCAGCTTCCTTTTTTTGCAACACTCTTTCGTCGTCTTGAATACTTTTTTGCAATTGTTTCAATTTGCGACGTTCAGCATTGATATTTTCCGTGGCGGCATTCCGTTTTCCCGATGTAGCGGCTTCAACTTTGCTCACTTTTGCCAAATCTTCTTCGAGTTCTTTTATTGCGCCGCCCGTATCGTTGTCCATGGCTGCTTGTAAGGTCTTTGTTTCTTCCTCGATGGTCGCACATTCTTcgatattttctgaaattttcttcttgtggtcctcaattttttgtgtgatcgATTGTATCATCGATTCGCTGTTTTTGACGGCTTCCTGGAGCTGCAAATATTTATGCGAGATGTGGAGACGTGtgaaaaagtcaatttcacgcaaaactttttgataGGCGATATATTGCTCGCGttcttgtttcaatttttccaatcGCGGTTCAACTTCTTCTTTAATCAAGGCGTTAAGTTCCTCTAATTTGGCGTCTTTCTTCTCGATCATCTTCAGAGaagcttctttttttgtttcgtacaTGCTGGTGCCAGCTGCTTCTTCGATCATTGATAAAATCTCGTGTGGTTTCATATTGAGGACTTTTGTGATGCGACCTTGCATGATGAGAAAATTGGGATTGTTGACATTCAGTTGCACGGAACAGAATAAATCCTGAACTCGTTTGTTCTGAACGGATTTGCCGTTGatcatgtatttatttttgccgCCGACGATGACGGTACGTGCCACAGAGATCTCGGAGCACTTTTCCAAGCCGATGGGCGATTGCGATTTGTCTGAATTGTCGAAGACGATGGTGACAGTTGCGCGGGTAACTCCAGCCTGACCATTTTTGTACACCAATTCTTGCAGTGAAGTTGCGCGAACCTGAAATTTTACGGAAATTTAgtctaaaaataagttttttgaacgttaaaaGGGTCTTACTTGTCCTAAATTGGAGATTCCAAGCACAAAACAAATTGAATCCAAGATGTTACTTTTGCCAGTTCCGTTCAAACCGGTGATGGCATTGAATTCGGGATCAAATCCGGGGATTTCGACACGACGCCCGTAAGATTTGAAGCCGTCTATTACGACAGACTTGATATACATGCTTTTGTGtggtaattaatttatttttgaggaattaaaaaggaattttttgtccGAACAAAGCGTAAACAAACAgctttttaacgaattttttgtttgacagTGACAGttgacattaaaaattgcctttttgCTGATTCAGTGATTTGGGGAAATTTGTGAATTAGCAAaaggtgaatttttaatcattttcattcgtctcaaaataggggaaattatttgaatttttaaccgttgggaaatttttcggaagaaatttgaaggaaaaagaaCAGAAAGGAGTTTTTGAAAGGATTTTCAAATGAcctttgaaagttaaaaaaattaatggggcaaaatttttttttaaattactaaattttttaaaatttcatcaaaaatgttaattttttgtctattttcataaaaaaatttaaaaatttaaaaaaaaatacttttaaatttaattttactgaa
The sequence above is drawn from the Culicoides brevitarsis isolate CSIRO-B50_1 chromosome 1, AGI_CSIRO_Cbre_v1, whole genome shotgun sequence genome and encodes:
- the LOC134837092 gene encoding putative inorganic phosphate cotransporter, producing the protein MGKEKIKCRTILWYLTFVGMAVNYMVRININMTVVVMVKQRLNTKSAVETAECLTKDQILLAEKKFNSTLDTFNNDVIPKITGTYNESEFPDTILLPPTKMQKKEMTGGSIEKSLLRYFGFKIDEAGFDWNEYEQGLALGSFYWLHWVTQVPGGILSKKYGPKLVYGVANFVSSLLCFLMPMASYLSFDVLIFLRVFQGLITGFAWPAMHTMVASWIPPNERSKFVSAYLGSSFGVFINYPLFGAIISSSCWENVFHFCGIFGTVWYMAWCYFVYDTPAKHPRIAYDERQYIEKSLGTTVQKKNYPTPWKEILTSRIVWMIVIAQWGGIWGLFTLMTQAPTYFKYIHGWDIKMSGFLSGLPHLLRMLFALLFSWLGDYLLRNEKMSRTNVRKFGTAVCTIVKGLFVVGLAYSGCNSLAAIVLLTLAVGVHGSVSTGPLAAVVDIAPNFAGVTLGISGMVGVASGFVSPIVVGLLTLNNQTAKQWEYVFLITAGMLIISGVLYCLFADSKLQSWNSPAEKPDVEMEYLNNTPKNVLKNDDTKKEEALNGTEPKQTLAVPILLIEEVADRISDSDEQ
- the LOC134828014 gene encoding actin-binding protein IPP, whose translation is MSDFSEKLFFSSSFGDTAENIPKERSLFKMGLSQNSIFKWDQISQPPKTDLLVSLDRMVKNYTKTDLQVLIGDEIFNCHKIVLQAYSKLFYETPTEAQTVRLAADKITPGAFSAIYEWMISSNPVVKRQGILQLFIAARYLKISELVEQCWSCFDSDNFIEDQAFLLYLEARFSGETMIMELMISRISKFFLTLVASKEFLSLSPDEVCSFLKCSQIAVHSELEVLYSGLRWIFHDWESRQSEIVKVISCIRFALIPPWQLVEFSRTSDCSEIAEIMKYGEVIKMVRDSLDYIVSDAWYRKLNNADVAEAMERLKLNGPIDRVWIDDKVFHKFVESKGSYVYNYDTFLTYLDTIKDLGIDFWRSMKHVDPPLHMTDMHNYEVSVSEIVKKKLEEKSDVEHGVKLN
- the LOC134837081 gene encoding structural maintenance of chromosomes protein 2, with translation MYIKSVVIDGFKSYGRRVEIPGFDPEFNAITGLNGTGKSNILDSICFVLGISNLGQVRATSLQELVYKNGQAGVTRATVTIVFDNSDKSQSPIGLEKCSEISVARTVIVGGKNKYMINGKSVQNKRVQDLFCSVQLNVNNPNFLIMQGRITKVLNMKPHEILSMIEEAAGTSMYETKKEASLKMIEKKDAKLEELNALIKEEVEPRLEKLKQEREQYIAYQKVLREIDFFTRLHISHKYLQLQEAVKNSESMIQSITQKIEDHKKKISENIEECATIEEETKTLQAAMDNDTGGAIKELEEDLAKVSKVEAATSGKRNAATENINAERRKLKQLQKSIQDDERVLQKKEADYAKVGSMFEALKKANDDDAQAAEIAEKRYEAVCSGLSVNEDGEAASLQDQLMAARSQVTEATTTIKTSEMELKHTQKVYNEKSKQANVQDSVHLRETKTIEEATRKIQHYTNELSKIRYEEGSLEALQDKQLELTNEGRNIKREIQKRNGHRFDFVYKDPEPNFDRRRVFGMLGKLVRVKDKVHGVALNACGGGSLYSIVTDTQVTGKLLLERGQLQNRVTIIPLNKVNSGVMNPEIVRKAQQLVGRDNVWSALSLIDYDEDVAPAVQYAFGYQLVCRDLNIAKQLAYNPQIRSICVTLEGDFVNPEGTLSGGARGNYGCAILEMGAVRELEDRYTAIEQELHQIHQKIQQLEHVAGQFTKIKQQLDLENQNLQAANQRIANSTFNMNQAEIDALKEKCETLKQAIVAAKESMAEGNRKVKDVEAKLADAKGYRERELKSAEENMKKAKKKSEESSKQWKAREREYETIRLSIEDLKTTIAASQEKLVNLEETIKNLEEDCEKLVQESAKATNDVSELKAKIKELKDKMSAQNKEIKQRLAKKDRMLKQNQDLELDIKKQENEITKVRNDNKTGYDNINALENKYTWIAEEKQYFGVPKTRYDYSQTNPIEAGKKVKQLNEQKEKMGRNLNQKAMMLLEREEEMFGQLTKRRTDLENDKKKLLSVIKNLDEKKKRELKKAWDQVNANFGGIFSSILPGANAKLMPPPGQDFLKGLEVKIGFNGLWKESLTELSGGQRSLVALSLILAMLKYKPAPLYILDEVDAALDLSHTQNIGNMLKHHFTNSQFIIVSLKDGMFNNANVLFRTKFVDGMSAVTRTVNPNLGRK